The following coding sequences are from one Canis lupus baileyi chromosome 19, mCanLup2.hap1, whole genome shotgun sequence window:
- the BTBD2 gene encoding BTB/POZ domain-containing protein 2: MAAGGSGGRASCPPGVGPGAGGGPGPSANAAAAPGNAAAAAAPAPAAPGPPPAPVPGPGPGPGPGPGSGPGAQAAAGGERAAEEPGAAALLREPVYNWQATKPTLKERFAFLFNNEVLCDVHFLVGKGLGAQRIPAHRFVLAVGSAVFDAMFNGGMATTSTEIELPDVEPAAFLALLKFLYSDEVQIGPETVMTTLYTAKKYAVPALEAHCVEFLKKNLRADNAFMLLTQARLFDEPQLASLCLENIDKNTADAITAEGFTDIDLDTLVAVLERDTLGIREVRLFSAVVRWSEAECQRQQLPVTPENKRKVLGKALALIRFPLMTIEEFAAGPAQSGILVDREVVSLFLHFTVNPKPRVDFIDRPRCCLRGKECSINRFQQVESRWGYSGTSDRIRFSVNKRIFVVGFGLYGSIHGPTDYQVNIQIIHTDSNTVLGQNDTGFSCDGSASTFRVMFKEPVEVLPNVNYTACATLKGPDSHYGTKGLRKVTHESPTTGAKTCFTFCYAAGNNNGTSVEDGQIPEVIFYT; encoded by the exons ATGGCGGCGGGTGGGAGCGGCGGGCGCGCGTCGTGCCCGCCGGGGGTCGgcccgggcgcggggggcggcccggggcccaGCGCCAACGCCGCCGCGGCCCCCGGCaacgcggccgccgccgccgccccggcccccgccgcccccgggccgccccccgcgcctgtgccggggccggggccggggccggggccggggccggggtcggggccgggcgcgcaggccgcggcgggcggggagcgggcggCCGAGGAGCCGGGGGCGGCGGCGCTGCTGCGCGAGCCCGTCTACAACTGGCAGGCCACCAAGCCCACGCTGAAGGAGCGCTTCGCCTTCCTCTTCAACAACGAGGTGCTCTGCGACGTGCACTTCCTGGTGGGCAAGGGGCTCGGCGCGCAGCGCATCCCGGCGCACAG GTTCGTGCTGGCCGTGGGCAGTGCCGTGTTCGACGCCATGTTCAACGGGGGAATGGCCACCACGTCCACGGAGATCGAGCTGCCCGACGTGGAGCCGGCCGCCTTCCTGGCGCTGCTCAA GTTTCTCTACTCGGATGAGGTTCAGATCGGACCCGAGACCGTCATGACCACGCTGTACACCGCCAAGAAGTACGCGGTGCCCGCGCTCGAGGCCCACTGCGTGGAGTTCCTGAAGAAGAACCTCCGGGCTGACAACGCGTTCATGCTGCTCACGCAG GCACGACTCTTCGACGAACCGCAGCTGGCCAGCCTGTGCCTGGAAAACATCGACAAGAACACCGCCGACGCCATCACTGCCGAGGGCTTCACGGACATCGACCTGG ACACGCTGGTGGCCGTGCTGGAGCGGGACACCCTGGGCATTCGCGAGGTGCGCCTGTTCAGCGCCGTCGTGCGCTGGTCTGAGGCCGAGTGCCAGCGGCAGCAGCTGCCCGTGACGCCCGAGAACAAGCGCAAGGTGCTGGGCAAGGCGCTCGCCCTCATCCGCTTCCCGCTCATGACCATCGAGGAGTTTGCCGCAG GGCCCGCGCAGTCGGGCATCCTCGTGGACCGCGAGGTGGTCAGCCTCTTCCTGCACTTCACCGTCAACCCCAAGCCGCGCGTCGACTTCATCGACCGGCCGCGCTGCTGCCTCCGCGGGAAGGAGTGCAGCATCAACCGCTTCCAGCAGGTGGAGAGCCGCTGGGGCTACAGCGGCACCAGCGACCGCATCAG GTTCTCGGTCAACAAGCGCATCTTCGTGGTTGGCTTTGGGCTCTACGGCTCCATCCACGGGCCCACGGACTACCAAGTGAACATCCAG ATCATCCACACGGACAGCAACACCGTCCTGGGCCAGAACGACACGGGCTTCAGCTGTGACGGCTCCGCCAGCACCTTCCGCGTCATGTTCAAGGAGCCGGTGGAGGTGCTGCCCAACGTCAACTACACGGCCTGCGCCACGCTCAAG GGCCCAGACTCCCACTACGGCACCAAGGGCCTGCGCAAGGTGACGCACGAGTCCCCCACGACGGGGGCCAAGACGTGCTTCACGTTCTGCTACGCGGCCGGAAACAACAACGGCACGTCCGTGGAGGACGGCCAGATCCCCGAGGTCATCTTCTACACCTAG